The proteins below come from a single Eucalyptus grandis isolate ANBG69807.140 chromosome 3, ASM1654582v1, whole genome shotgun sequence genomic window:
- the LOC104436581 gene encoding uncharacterized protein LOC104436581 isoform X2, with the protein MGDYYNNNETSETYTSVGNVPNSCILDGHGYKLADTAPCHALRNIICPLDNLGLCSSVNDIFSHILAVSSHITQQFFFFIENLVLRDVNRYSEDLVAFSGCHPISSVDCTYKSAFEDGPSSSSPGIHENRSVVVEEELLGNARFKVVEMYDSFRGVPFIFQGIISRVQRTLHGSSDDIGWLQYNPDMAPVEDGTSRFLEILEAIRNGEHRLPNSFIYLLIPGLFSNHGPLYFVGTKRFFSKMGLTCHIAKIHSEASVEHNAYELKQYIEELYWGSGKRVILLGHSKGGVDAAAALSMFWDSLKGKVAGLALVQSPYGGTPVASDILRKGQIADKETRRIMELIICKLIKGDIQALEDLTYEKRKEFILKNKLPDEIPLISFHSEASIAPGVLATMTHIAHAELPWLPLLKFGSESSDELVLPGGQVPVAIPLSAAMAVCALHLQLRYGERSDGVVTCRDAEVPGSVVIRPNQKLDHAWMVYSSRKNNPSEPDASEMCEAILTLLVESGAERNNREKSD; encoded by the exons atgggtgattATTACAACAACAATGAGACATCTGAAACTTATACCTCT GTTGGAAATGTGCCAAATTCTTGCATTCTTGATGGACATGGGTATAAGCTAGCAGATACG GCCCCTTGCCACGCCTTGAGAAATATAATATGTCCACTTGATAACCTGGGGCTCTGCTCGTCAGTGAATGATATTTTCTCTCATATTCTGGCAGTGAGCTCTCATATTACTCagcaattctttttctttattg AAAATCTTGTCCTAAGAGATGTTAATAGATACTCAGAAGACTTGGTGGCCTTTTCTGGTTGCCACCCAATATCTTCAGTGGACTGTACATATAAATCTGCTTTTGAGGATGGTCCATCATCTTCAAGTCCTGGAATCCATGAAAACAGATCCGTGGTTGTCGAGGAAGAACTTCTTGGGAATGCAAGATTTAAAGTTGTTGAAATGTATGACAGTTTTAGGGGTGTCCCCTTCATTTTTCAGGG TATTATTTCTCGAGTTCAAAGGACATTGCATGGTTCCTCTGATGATATCGGATGGTTGCAATATAATCCTGATATGGCTCCAGTTGAGGATGGCACTTCAAGATTTTTAGAAATTCTTGAAGCTATAAG GAATGGGGAGCACAGACTGCCCAACTCTTTCATTTATCTACTCATTCCAG GTCTCTTTAGCAATCATGGTCCCTTATACTTTGTTGGCACCAAGAGGTTCTTCTCAAAAATGGGCTTGACATGTCACATAGCAAAAATCCATAGTGAG GCTTCTGTGGAGCACAATGCATATGAACTAAAGCAATATATCGAGGAACTCTACTGGGGTTCAGGCAAGCGTGTGATATTATTAGGGCACAGCAAAGGTGGGGTGGATGCTGCAGCTGCCTTGTCAATGTTCTGGGACAGCTTGAAAGGAAAAGTTGCTGGATTGGCACTGGTTCAGAGCCCATATGGCGGCACTCCTGTAGCTTCTGATATACTTCGCAAGGGCCAGATTGCTGACAAAGAAACCAGGAGGATAATGGAGCTTATAATTTGCAAGCTAATTAAG GGTGATATACAAGCATTGGAGGACCTCACGTATGAAAAGAGGAAGGAGTTTATCCTGAAAAACAAGCTTCCAGATGAAATTCCTCTTATTTCTTTCCATTCCGAAGCAAGTATAGCCCCAGGTGTACTTGCAACAATGACTCACATAGCCCATGCAGAGCTTCCATGGCTTCCTCTTCTGAAGTTTGGCAGTGAAAGCTCAGATGAGCTCGTATTGCCAGGAGGTCAGGTTCCTGTTGCCATTCCTCTTTCTGCTGCTATGGCTGTTTGTGCTCTCCATCTACAGTTGAGGTATGGTGAGAGAAGTGACGGGGTAGTGACGTGTCGCGATGCCGAAGTTCCGGGATCAGTTGTGATTAGACCTAACCAGAAACTCGACCACGCATGGATGGTTTACTCCTCAAGGAAGAACAACCCCAGCGAGCCCGATGCTAGTGAGATGTGTGAGGCCATCTTGACTCTGCTTGTAGAAAGTGGAGCGGAGCGTAACAATAGGGAAAAGAGTGATTGA
- the LOC104436581 gene encoding uncharacterized protein LOC104436581 isoform X1, which produces MGDYYNNNETSETYTSVGNVPNSCILDGHGYKLADTAPCHALRNIICPLDNLGLCSSVNDIFSHILAVSSHITQQFFFFIENLVLRDVNRYSEDLVAFSGCHPISSVDCTYKSAFEDGPSSSSPGIHENRSVVVEEELLGNARFKVVEMYDSFRGVPFIFQGLMIPLLCLKLACKFAVASWRVSFSYVRCTQLQLSSIISRVQRTLHGSSDDIGWLQYNPDMAPVEDGTSRFLEILEAIRNGEHRLPNSFIYLLIPGLFSNHGPLYFVGTKRFFSKMGLTCHIAKIHSEASVEHNAYELKQYIEELYWGSGKRVILLGHSKGGVDAAAALSMFWDSLKGKVAGLALVQSPYGGTPVASDILRKGQIADKETRRIMELIICKLIKGDIQALEDLTYEKRKEFILKNKLPDEIPLISFHSEASIAPGVLATMTHIAHAELPWLPLLKFGSESSDELVLPGGQVPVAIPLSAAMAVCALHLQLRYGERSDGVVTCRDAEVPGSVVIRPNQKLDHAWMVYSSRKNNPSEPDASEMCEAILTLLVESGAERNNREKSD; this is translated from the exons atgggtgattATTACAACAACAATGAGACATCTGAAACTTATACCTCT GTTGGAAATGTGCCAAATTCTTGCATTCTTGATGGACATGGGTATAAGCTAGCAGATACG GCCCCTTGCCACGCCTTGAGAAATATAATATGTCCACTTGATAACCTGGGGCTCTGCTCGTCAGTGAATGATATTTTCTCTCATATTCTGGCAGTGAGCTCTCATATTACTCagcaattctttttctttattg AAAATCTTGTCCTAAGAGATGTTAATAGATACTCAGAAGACTTGGTGGCCTTTTCTGGTTGCCACCCAATATCTTCAGTGGACTGTACATATAAATCTGCTTTTGAGGATGGTCCATCATCTTCAAGTCCTGGAATCCATGAAAACAGATCCGTGGTTGTCGAGGAAGAACTTCTTGGGAATGCAAGATTTAAAGTTGTTGAAATGTATGACAGTTTTAGGGGTGTCCCCTTCATTTTTCAGGG GTTGATGATCCCTTTACTTTGTCTGAAACTTGCCTGTAAGTTTGCTGTGGCTTCTTGGAGGGTCTCTTTCTCTTATGTCAGATGCACACAACTTCAACTCAGTAG TATTATTTCTCGAGTTCAAAGGACATTGCATGGTTCCTCTGATGATATCGGATGGTTGCAATATAATCCTGATATGGCTCCAGTTGAGGATGGCACTTCAAGATTTTTAGAAATTCTTGAAGCTATAAG GAATGGGGAGCACAGACTGCCCAACTCTTTCATTTATCTACTCATTCCAG GTCTCTTTAGCAATCATGGTCCCTTATACTTTGTTGGCACCAAGAGGTTCTTCTCAAAAATGGGCTTGACATGTCACATAGCAAAAATCCATAGTGAG GCTTCTGTGGAGCACAATGCATATGAACTAAAGCAATATATCGAGGAACTCTACTGGGGTTCAGGCAAGCGTGTGATATTATTAGGGCACAGCAAAGGTGGGGTGGATGCTGCAGCTGCCTTGTCAATGTTCTGGGACAGCTTGAAAGGAAAAGTTGCTGGATTGGCACTGGTTCAGAGCCCATATGGCGGCACTCCTGTAGCTTCTGATATACTTCGCAAGGGCCAGATTGCTGACAAAGAAACCAGGAGGATAATGGAGCTTATAATTTGCAAGCTAATTAAG GGTGATATACAAGCATTGGAGGACCTCACGTATGAAAAGAGGAAGGAGTTTATCCTGAAAAACAAGCTTCCAGATGAAATTCCTCTTATTTCTTTCCATTCCGAAGCAAGTATAGCCCCAGGTGTACTTGCAACAATGACTCACATAGCCCATGCAGAGCTTCCATGGCTTCCTCTTCTGAAGTTTGGCAGTGAAAGCTCAGATGAGCTCGTATTGCCAGGAGGTCAGGTTCCTGTTGCCATTCCTCTTTCTGCTGCTATGGCTGTTTGTGCTCTCCATCTACAGTTGAGGTATGGTGAGAGAAGTGACGGGGTAGTGACGTGTCGCGATGCCGAAGTTCCGGGATCAGTTGTGATTAGACCTAACCAGAAACTCGACCACGCATGGATGGTTTACTCCTCAAGGAAGAACAACCCCAGCGAGCCCGATGCTAGTGAGATGTGTGAGGCCATCTTGACTCTGCTTGTAGAAAGTGGAGCGGAGCGTAACAATAGGGAAAAGAGTGATTGA
- the LOC120292128 gene encoding LOW QUALITY PROTEIN: uncharacterized protein LOC120292128 (The sequence of the model RefSeq protein was modified relative to this genomic sequence to represent the inferred CDS: deleted 1 base in 1 codon; substituted 1 base at 1 genomic stop codon), with protein MECHVKQVVLYRLCMPXKMPLNLSYSELHLRYFSSGIESNVFFRLGMSFSARIMEKAPQSRTSKNGGTKLSDIITGTHS; from the exons ATGGAGTGTCATGTAAAACAGGTCGTACTTTACAGGCTTTGCATGCCATAGAAAATGCCGCTGAACCTTTCTTACTCTGAGCTGCATCTC CGGTACTTCTCTTCTGGTATTGAAAGCAATGTGTTCTTCAGATTGGGAATGTCCTTCTCGGCCAGAATTATGGAGAAGGCCCCCCAATCGAGAACCTCAAAAAATGGCGGCACGAAGTTGTCGGATATTATCACCGGCACGCATTCGTAA